The following proteins are encoded in a genomic region of Peromyscus maniculatus bairdii isolate BWxNUB_F1_BW_parent chromosome 12, HU_Pman_BW_mat_3.1, whole genome shotgun sequence:
- the LOC102921724 gene encoding olfactory receptor 5K3-like: MTENNYSLTTEFILVGFSDHPDLKILLFLVFFAIYLVTMVGNLGLVALIYMERRLHTPMYIFLGNLALMDSCCSCAITPKMLENFFSVDRSISLYECMAQFYFLCLAETTDCFLLAAMAYDRYVAICNPLQYHTMMSKKLCLQMITGAYIGGNLHPMIHIGFMFRLTFCRSHVIKHFFCDFLPLYRISCVDPYLNELMILIFSGSVNVFSNSIVLISYFRILFTIFTMKSKEGRSKALSTCASHFLSVSIFYGSLLYMYTRPNSFNKGDEDIPVAIFYTLIIPLLNPFIYSLRNKEVINAIKRTMKKR, translated from the coding sequence atgactgaaAACAACTACTCCTTGACAACAGAGTTCATCCTGGTGGGATTCTCAGATCACCCAGACCTGAAGATCCTTCTATTCCTGGTGTTCTTCGCCATCTATCTGGTGACCATGGTGGGGAATCTCGGACTGGTGGCCTTGATCTACATGGAACGCCGTcttcacacacccatgtacattTTTCTAGGCAACTTGGCTCTCATGGATTCCTGCTGCTCCTGCGCCATCACTCCCAAGATGCTAGAGAACTTCTTTTCTGTGGACAGAAGCATTTCTCTCTATGAATGCATGGCACAGTTCTATTTTCTCTGTCTGGCTGAAACTACAGACTGCTTCCTTCTGGCAGCAATGGCCTATGATCGTTATGTGGCCATATGCAACCCACTACAGTACCATACCATGATGTCCAAGAAGCTCTGCCTTCAGATGATCACAGGAGCCTACATAGGAGGAAACCTACATCCCATGATCCACATAGGGTTCATGTTCAGGTTAACTTTCTGTAGATCTCATGTGATCAAACACTTTTTTTGTGATTTCCTTCCATTATATAGAATCTCGTGTGTTGACCCCTATCTCAATGAATTAATGATTCTCATTTTTTCAGGATCAGTTAATGTCTTTTCCAATAGTATAGTCCTGATATCTTATTTCCGTATCCTTTTTACTATATTCACAATGAAGTCCAAAGAGGGAAGAAGCAAGGCCTTATCTACTTGTGCTTCTCACTTTTTGTCTGTGTCAATTTTCTATGGTTCTCTTCTCTACATGTATACTCGACCAAAttcatttaataaaggagatgaagataTACCTGTTGCTATTTTTTATACTCTAATAATTCCTTTATTAAACCCTTTTATTTATAGTCTGAGGAATAAGGAAGTAATAAATGCGATTAAAAGAACCATGAAGAAGAGATAA